TTACTTCCCAAGTGGTCCAGGAACCCTCTACTCTTTTGTGATTCTTTCCACTGTTTAAGAGTTGCTGGTGAGGTCCCGCTTCAGGTTTCATGTCAGGTGGAAACAAGGAGCAGGGACTCTTCGTCATGGGACTCTCTCCCCCGTGAAGACTGATCACCCTTTTCTCTTAATTCTTTTAGGATTTCGCTTGCAGGGTGCGGATAGGATGCCCAAGTCCTACAATGAATGCTTCAGCCCCTCCACCTTCTTCCTCACGGGCATCCCACAGCTGGAGGCAGCCCACGTGTGGCTCTCCATCCCCTTCTGCCTCCTGTACGTCATCGCCGTTGTGGGAAACGCCACCATCCTGTTCGTCGTCAAGACCGAGGCCAGCCTCCACGAGCCCATGTATCTCTTCCTCTCCATGCTGGCCGTCATCGACTTGGTCCTTTCGTCCTCCACCATGCCCAAGCTGCTCAGCATCTTCTGGCTGGGCAACGGAGAGATCGGCTTCCACCTGTGCCTGCTGCAGATGTTCGTCATCCACTCCTTCGCCACCATCGAATCGGGGATCTTTCTCGCCATGGCTTTTGACCGATACGTTGCCATTTGTGCCCCGCTGAGACACAAGGCTATCTTGACGCATCCCATAGTAGCCAAGATGGGGCTGGCAGCCACTGTGCGGGGCTTCCTGTATATCTGCCCTCTGCCCCTGCTCATCAGGCGGTACACGTACTTCCACACCAATGTCATTGCGCATTCCTATTGCGAACACATGGCTGTGGCGATGCTCTCCTGCGAGGACATTTCCATCAGTGACCTCTATGGTATGATAATTGGTTTCTTGGTTCTCATCATTGACTCTTTATGCATCGGACTGTCCTATATCCTTATCTTCCAGGCAGTGATGAACTTGGCCACAGCTGAGGCCCGCCTGAAGTCCTTCAGCACATGCTCATCTCACATCTCTGCCATCTTGGCCTTCTACATCCCCATTGCTGTCTCTTCCCTGACTCatcgctttggccacaatgtggCCCCCCCAGTGCATATCCTCCTGGCTAACCTCTACCTCATCATTCCACCGGTCTTGAATCCCATAGTCTACGCAGTCCGGACCAAAGAGATCCGAAGGAGGCTGGCAAAGATGTGGTCTCTGGGCAGAGGGGAAGCCAAAAACCTTGTGTAAGCTTTCCTGCTGCTTTGGGTGTGAGATTTATGCTTCTCTTAATGACTCAAGTGTGGATATAAGCATCCTATTAGAGGTGTGAAGGAATGACTCAGTTGACTCAAGAAGGGTTTTACTAACTGAACGAAGGTACTAAAAGCCCTAACTGGACCTAATATGGGCCATTTGTACGGTGGTTCCCTGTGTACCTGGTCCATGTGCACCCAGCCACATTAAAATGCACTCTCAGTGTCCACTGGCACCTGTAGTTTGAACACCCCAACATACCCTCATGTGCTCTTATGAGTTCAGCATCTGACCTTCTCCTTTGATGCTCCTGTGAAGCCCTTCAGCCCCTACCTCTTGCTGTGTTTTAGTTGAGAAACACCAGCATTTTTTCcccctgatttcagtgggctgccTCTTCCCTGACTGTTTCTACTTCTTCCCTCTCTATCGCATGAGGTTTTTGCAAAGATGGGGCCAAATGGACGGAAGCGGCCTTGAGAGTTTGCATTAGGGCAAGAATTTGAATGAataaaatgaactaaataaatacaCCAGGGATCCAATGACATACTTTATATGTTCACACATCATTGTATCTGTTGGTTGGCATACAGCCAGCAAGGTGTAGTGAAAGAAATCATGGACTAGGATCTCCTTTGGCTCCCAATGCCTGGTAACCATAagtagattactgcaatgcagtttatgtgaggctgcccttgaagactgtccaaaagCCACACAATtcgcagaatgctgcagccacagGGACCCTACAAATGCCGTCTTGGTCCATCTACTTTgtctcccagtttgcttctgggcccaattcaaggtgctggtattgacctttaaagccctatacaggtTAAGTCCAGCTTACTGAAGGAGCACCTACTCTCATATGAAAGTACCCAGCCACTCCATTCATTTACAGAGGGCCTGCttcatgtgcaacccccccccccaactgaaactagatgggtggcaaccaagAGTCTTCTAGTTGTGGTGCCAAAATTCTGagactccctccccagggagtcTGTCTCCCTCGAtccttgtcttccaccagcaaatGAAGACTCTTTTTATTTGTTTGGCATTCTCTTATTAACTTCTCCCTGTCtatgtgtttttatgtctttgcatTATGCTTTTGTACTCTGCATACAGATCCCCCCTTCTGAGCATCTATCGAGTACTCTGCATTTTAATTTGATCTCCCCTTTCAGCCAATGACTTCACATAAAATCAAGATGTCAAAGCAGTGATTTTCAAAGACTTTATATTGATAAGCCCATGAAACTTCCTCCATTCCAGGGAGAAATGTATAAAGACcagtcacatcagagaatcttatatatcCTCAATGCTGGTTTGTTTACAGGATAATtgataattgtttacagaataaaagacaaaaaaggttaatacaaacaaTTCTTTAGAATTACAGTCTCCAGGATATATGGCACCTAGGTCTGAATGGCAGGACAATAAAATCTCACTGTAGTATAAACATAATAATTGTCTGGAGCCACAGTTTTTGACATGAGTATAGAACCCGAGAGACTGCTCTTCCAAGGCTAAATCTTGATTGcagaaaaaggaaaacaagagAAATTGTTGACAGTCCCTCCTTACTGTAGTGCCAACACAGCCTACAGCTCTATCTGAATGAAGGCATTTGCCCACCGAGGCAGGTTCTGCATTCTAAGAATTCATCTTCAATAGCCCTCATATAGGTAAAGGGTCAGAAAAATCCCTTTACTACAGTTTTATTTgcggcaaatgaagttcaacgtgtgttagaagcaaaaaaaaattcctattTTTAAATGCATGTTGATAGAGTCTGAACTTTTTcaccctctcccaaaatactaggactcaagggcacccaatgaagttgatgggctgtAGACTCAGGACGGactaaaggaaatatttctttacacaacaagtgataaaaatgtggaattcactgccagaggaggtAGTCGCGGCCAAAGGCAGTGGTGACTAAGCGGAACCGCTGCAGTCAGAGCCAGCAAACTGCTGGCTCCCAGGGCCAGGagacatcaggggaaggcctccgcCTCCGTGCCCTGTTGTTGCCCTCCGGAGGAGCTGGCTGGCTCTACTTTAATTCCTgaatgttcttatgttgtttgcTGAatgctctcttgaaatatttgaaaggctgtcatttggaggagggcagggagctgttccagttggcagcagagggtaggacctgaagcaacgggcttacattacatgcagaaaggtaccggctggatcttaggaaaaactttttccctgtcagagtagttccaaggtggaatcagctgcctagggaggtgttgagctccccctcactggcagttttcaaggagaggctggatgaatacttgtcagagatgctttaggctcatcctgcattgggcagggggctggactagatggtctattatggccccttccaactattctgtgattctgtgaaattttGCCATCAGCCCAACTTTCCATTCCAGCCGCCTTCCAGCAGGCCAAACTCAATGACCGTAGGAAATGACGTCTGTCTATCTGCTTCCTTACCTACCGACCGACTGACTTCCCATTtttattctctccttcctccaaggTCAAGGAGTGCAGGGCAGCCGACACCACTGCCCTGTTGAATGGCTTCCTGAGTGTCCCAACCATTCACCATACGGACTTgtactatgtaatccatcttgagtctcagtgagaaagttgtaTTATAtatcatgtaaataaataaaaataaataatttctcttttcaattttatcttcacatgaCCCCTCTGAGTTAGGCACGCCTGAGTGTGTATTAagtggcccaaagccacccaggatgctttatacccagctgaggaTTCGGAATTCAAGTCTCGCCATTCCTAGcataacactctaaccactacacaacactgccatGCATTCTTCTTTTCTTTGGGTCAAGCTATAGATGCAGATTCCTaaagagttgggtttggggaacTTGGGTTCTTGCAGCCAcgcggcagctttggagggtgcctgttaaaaaataaaggagagcccaagcAGCTTCAGAACGTCtccaaaaggggaggaggggctcccctcctctcaagccattttccaaaatagcgaaggggggggggtctctgttGACACAGGGAAGCGGCTTGGGGAGAAGACAGgagctcttcttcctcctcccgtgctggcattctgaggccatttggccccccctttatttttttaacagccattccccgcagctgctgtgtggctgtgggaacCCAAGCTGggctccccagacccaactctttaaaaacctgcacgtctagcttgaccctgagtTATGCAACCAGGCTGGCAAAGGACCTCATTGGGTAGGCAATGCTGGTTCAGCCCTGCTTTTGCTGGATCgagaccccacccccaacttctTAAAGCCTTGGTATGCCAGTGACCTCCCTAGTGGGCTTGGTAGGGGCAGCGGTAGGGATCCTAAGAGAAGGTCCACGAGGACAAGAAGCGCCTCCTTTAAATAATATGTTAATGTGCGTTCATCCATACAGGAAATGTTTCCCATGAGTAACCGAGAGCCAGATGTCGAAGAAGTTTTTTGAGTCTTCCTTTTGTGAGGCTTCCAAGAGTAAGCTGAAGATCAGCCCACGGTACGCAGGTGCCCTCCTTAACCAAGATCTTCTTAGTCCTAGTTCGGAAGAAATCACAAGGCAGTCCAGGCGTGAGACTAGCTGGAGCACGCCCTTTGTTTTCCATGACGCCCCATTCCAACAACTGACCACTCAGGAGCCCCAAGGACTTCTTCCCCGTCCCCTGAGTTAAAGGTGACCCTCAGTCTTTGCAGAATGACCAAACTGTAAGAGCTCAAcggtagggtttccagctccaagttgagaaattcctggagatcttgggggtgaaagctggagaaacctggagaaagtggggtttggggagggaaaggaccttggcatggcataattccatagagtccacccccttaagtagccatttt
The DNA window shown above is from Eublepharis macularius isolate TG4126 chromosome 3, MPM_Emac_v1.0, whole genome shotgun sequence and carries:
- the LOC129326373 gene encoding olfactory receptor 52M1-like, with the translated sequence MPKSYNECFSPSTFFLTGIPQLEAAHVWLSIPFCLLYVIAVVGNATILFVVKTEASLHEPMYLFLSMLAVIDLVLSSSTMPKLLSIFWLGNGEIGFHLCLLQMFVIHSFATIESGIFLAMAFDRYVAICAPLRHKAILTHPIVAKMGLAATVRGFLYICPLPLLIRRYTYFHTNVIAHSYCEHMAVAMLSCEDISISDLYGMIIGFLVLIIDSLCIGLSYILIFQAVMNLATAEARLKSFSTCSSHISAILAFYIPIAVSSLTHRFGHNVAPPVHILLANLYLIIPPVLNPIVYAVRTKEIRRRLAKMWSLGRGEAKNLV